The following are encoded together in the Naumannella cuiyingiana genome:
- a CDS encoding phosphatidate cytidylyltransferase, whose translation MTPPGDDPADHPPPDAIPVRDHGRAGRNLPAAIGVGVGLFVALVVTLGWFNLGFVLLMAVALALGTVEVWQAMRRIGIHAAIVPIVVGTVAIIIGSYQANLEHRVSTNTWMLAILGLTVLASLVWRMPRGADGYLRDVAGSMLIIGWIPLLGAFASMMLAGNQGPLRVITFLVVIVLADTGGYAVGVVFGRHPMAPRISPKKSWEGFAGSLVLGTAGAVAMMTLFLGQPWWVGAILGVALVLAGACGDLVESLIKRDIGIKDMSSFLPGHGGVMDRLDSLLLAAPVAWLIMLIFVPGG comes from the coding sequence ATGACCCCACCCGGAGACGACCCGGCGGATCACCCGCCGCCCGACGCGATCCCGGTCCGTGATCACGGCCGGGCCGGTCGCAACCTGCCCGCGGCGATCGGCGTGGGCGTCGGCCTGTTCGTCGCCCTGGTGGTGACGCTCGGCTGGTTCAACCTGGGCTTCGTGCTGCTGATGGCCGTGGCGCTCGCACTGGGCACCGTCGAGGTGTGGCAGGCGATGCGACGGATCGGCATCCACGCCGCCATCGTGCCGATCGTGGTCGGCACGGTCGCGATCATCATCGGCTCCTACCAGGCGAATCTGGAGCACCGGGTCAGTACCAACACCTGGATGCTCGCCATCTTGGGGCTGACGGTCCTGGCCAGCCTGGTCTGGCGGATGCCGCGCGGCGCCGACGGCTATCTCCGCGATGTCGCGGGCAGCATGTTGATCATCGGTTGGATCCCGCTGCTCGGCGCGTTCGCGTCGATGATGCTGGCCGGCAACCAGGGCCCGCTGCGGGTGATCACCTTCCTGGTGGTGATCGTGCTGGCCGACACCGGAGGGTACGCCGTGGGCGTCGTCTTCGGCAGGCACCCGATGGCGCCCCGGATCAGCCCCAAGAAGTCGTGGGAGGGTTTCGCCGGGTCACTCGTCCTCGGCACCGCGGGCGCGGTCGCGATGATGACGCTGTTCCTCGGCCAGCCGTGGTGGGTCGGGGCGATCCTCGGCGTGGCGCTGGTTCTGGCCGGCGCCTGCGGCGACCTGGTCGAATCGCTGATCAAGCGTGACATCGGGATCAAGGACATGAGCTCCTTCCTGCCCGGCCACGGTGGCGTGATGGACCGGCTCGACTCGCTGTTGTTGGCAGCCCCGGTGGCGTGGCTGATCATGCTGATCTTCGTTCCTGGAGGATGA
- a CDS encoding ammonium transporter codes for MEDTALTPDLVWMLVAACLVLLMTPGVAFFYGGMTRAKSALNMIMMSFISMGIVGVVWVLWGYALGGGGASVAGLFGNPFEPPYSFGMQNLIGSVDLVGAAYGGTFAIITVALISGAIADRTRFGAWVVFVPVWVTLVYAPLAFMVWGSGGLMLDGAIANALGGSAIDFAGGTVVHINAGVAALVLALIIGRRYGFRAEPLHRPHNIPLVMLGAALLWFGWFGFNGGLAADAAQAGLIWINTLAAPAAAMLAWLVVEKLRDGKVTSIGAASGLVAGLVAITPACANLEPWAAMLLGVIAGAAACLAIGLKYRLGYDDSLDVVGVHLVAGLIGTVYLGFMAAPTFADAPLGLFYGGGAAQLVIQVVAALVSMVFTGVLTFIIGSAIAKTIGFRVSAEDEDRGVDLSLHDELAYEFIEEKIDERISEAKAAERI; via the coding sequence ATGGAGGACACAGCGTTGACTCCGGATCTGGTCTGGATGCTGGTAGCCGCCTGTCTGGTACTGCTGATGACGCCGGGCGTGGCGTTCTTCTACGGCGGGATGACCCGCGCCAAGTCGGCCCTGAACATGATCATGATGAGCTTCATCTCGATGGGCATCGTGGGCGTGGTCTGGGTGCTGTGGGGGTACGCCCTGGGCGGTGGCGGCGCCAGCGTGGCGGGCCTGTTCGGCAACCCGTTCGAGCCGCCCTACTCGTTCGGGATGCAGAACCTGATCGGCAGCGTCGATCTGGTCGGAGCGGCCTACGGCGGCACCTTCGCGATCATCACCGTCGCGCTGATCTCGGGCGCGATCGCCGACCGGACCCGGTTCGGCGCGTGGGTGGTCTTCGTCCCGGTCTGGGTCACCCTGGTCTATGCCCCGCTGGCGTTCATGGTCTGGGGGTCCGGCGGCCTGATGCTCGACGGGGCGATCGCCAATGCGCTCGGCGGCTCGGCGATCGACTTCGCCGGCGGCACCGTGGTGCACATCAACGCCGGCGTCGCCGCGCTGGTGCTCGCGCTGATCATCGGCCGTCGCTACGGCTTCCGGGCCGAGCCGCTGCACCGGCCGCACAACATCCCGCTGGTGATGCTCGGCGCGGCCCTGCTGTGGTTCGGCTGGTTCGGCTTCAACGGCGGCCTGGCCGCGGATGCGGCCCAGGCCGGCCTGATCTGGATCAACACGCTGGCGGCCCCGGCGGCGGCGATGTTGGCCTGGCTCGTGGTGGAGAAGCTGCGGGACGGCAAGGTCACCTCGATCGGCGCCGCCTCCGGCCTGGTGGCGGGCCTGGTCGCCATCACCCCGGCGTGCGCCAATCTGGAGCCCTGGGCCGCGATGCTGCTCGGCGTGATCGCCGGTGCGGCGGCCTGTCTCGCGATCGGGCTGAAGTACCGGCTCGGCTACGACGACTCCCTGGACGTCGTGGGCGTCCACCTGGTGGCGGGCCTGATCGGCACCGTCTACCTGGGCTTCATGGCGGCGCCGACGTTCGCCGACGCCCCGCTGGGGCTGTTCTACGGCGGCGGCGCGGCGCAGTTGGTGATCCAGGTGGTGGCCGCGCTGGTGTCGATGGTGTTCACCGGCGTGCTGACCTTCATCATCGGCTCGGCGATCGCGAAGACGATCGGCTTCCGCGTCTCGGCCGAGGACGAGGACCGCGGCGTCGATCTCTCGCTGCACGACGAACTCGCCTACGAGTTCATCGAGGAGAAGATCGACGAGCGCATCTCGGAGGCGAAGGCCGCCGAACGGATCTGA
- a CDS encoding M50 family metallopeptidase, with translation METVIYLGAAVLFFALIMASIALHEIGHLVPAKLFGVKTTQYFVGFGKTLWSKKVGETEYGIKAIPLGGYVRMIGMYPRHADGSLRASSSGLFQNLADSAREIEHEEIKPADDGRLFYQKKPWQKLIIMFAGPAMNLILAFALLQTLFGLYGINQPTLVVQSVQECVIPADRRDQSCRPGDPPTPAAAAGMADGDRIVAFNGVELKDWDQLSAMIRGNLAGPATITVERGGGLVELPQVNTVVTGVPAQYDPARRVPAGFLGVQPQMVRAAGTPVVVLETMGDMTVRSAVGVVTLPVRVFNTAADLVTGRERDPNGPVSVVGASRFAGEVATTDRLTDNDRFAMVLMLLGSVNLFVAILNLVPLMPFDGGHIAGALWEWVRRGLAKAFRRPDPGYVDVAKTLPVAYVVGGFLVVCGAVLIVADVIAPITLF, from the coding sequence ATGGAGACCGTCATCTATCTGGGCGCGGCGGTGCTGTTCTTCGCGCTCATCATGGCCTCGATCGCGCTGCACGAGATCGGCCACCTGGTTCCTGCCAAGCTGTTCGGCGTCAAGACCACCCAGTATTTCGTCGGCTTCGGCAAGACCCTGTGGTCGAAGAAGGTCGGCGAGACCGAGTACGGCATCAAGGCGATCCCGCTCGGCGGCTATGTCCGGATGATCGGCATGTATCCCCGCCACGCCGACGGGTCGCTGCGGGCCTCCAGCTCCGGGCTGTTCCAGAACCTCGCCGATTCCGCCCGCGAGATCGAGCACGAGGAGATCAAGCCCGCCGACGACGGCCGGTTGTTCTACCAGAAGAAGCCGTGGCAGAAGCTGATCATCATGTTCGCCGGCCCGGCGATGAACCTGATCCTCGCGTTCGCACTGCTGCAGACGCTGTTCGGGCTGTACGGGATCAACCAGCCGACGCTTGTCGTGCAGAGCGTGCAGGAGTGTGTGATTCCCGCCGATCGGCGAGACCAGTCGTGTCGTCCGGGCGACCCGCCGACCCCGGCCGCCGCGGCCGGGATGGCCGACGGCGACCGGATCGTCGCCTTCAACGGCGTCGAGCTGAAGGACTGGGACCAGCTCTCGGCGATGATCCGCGGCAATCTTGCCGGACCCGCCACGATCACCGTCGAGCGGGGCGGCGGGCTGGTGGAGTTGCCGCAGGTGAACACGGTGGTGACCGGCGTACCCGCCCAGTACGACCCGGCCCGTCGGGTGCCCGCGGGCTTCCTCGGCGTGCAGCCGCAGATGGTACGCGCGGCCGGAACGCCCGTCGTGGTGCTGGAGACCATGGGTGACATGACGGTGCGCTCGGCGGTCGGGGTCGTCACCTTGCCGGTCCGCGTCTTCAACACCGCCGCCGACCTGGTCACCGGGCGCGAGCGCGACCCGAACGGCCCGGTCAGCGTGGTCGGCGCCAGCCGCTTCGCCGGCGAGGTGGCCACCACCGACCGGCTGACCGACAACGACCGGTTCGCCATGGTGTTGATGCTGCTGGGTTCGGTGAACCTGTTCGTGGCGATCCTGAACCTGGTGCCGCTGATGCCGTTCGACGGGGGCCACATCGCCGGCGCCCTGTGGGAATGGGTACGCCGCGGCCTGGCGAAGGCGTTCCGCCGGCCCGATCCCGGCTATGTCGATGTCGCCAAGACCCTGCCCGTCGCCTATGTTGTAGGTGGGTTCCTGGTGGTGTGCGGGGCGGTCCTGATCGTCGCCGACGTCATCGCGCCGATCACGTTGTTCTGA
- a CDS encoding LOG family protein codes for MTRRTLEIESLAQLDDHLARIASLAGCYLQGLDLTGRATLAGVEVAGAVFLGCRFDPGADDDLRARGGLIFPALPGVPFDPYRNALYAARELYDTAAYADSLDARSYAWRQGHVPEPGIDDTLAMALHDHSIGDALADALRPYPARDLIGIMGGHAIRRDEPAYREAAELGRELTRAGRLVLTGGGPGAMEAANLGALLAPREDDALTQACAMLAQVPDFRPSIEDWAGAAFAVLDRFGGPDAGASVGIPTWFYGHEPPNVFATMIAKYFSNALREDTLLTRSRGGIACLPGAAGTVQEIFAATTENYYAPDPELIAPMVLIGVEHWTERLPAWQLLTALGRDRPMGAYLHLAPDAAAAGRALLG; via the coding sequence ATGACCCGGCGTACCCTCGAGATCGAATCCCTCGCCCAGCTCGATGATCATCTGGCGCGCATCGCCAGTCTGGCCGGGTGTTATCTGCAAGGCCTGGACCTGACCGGGCGCGCCACGCTGGCGGGGGTGGAGGTGGCCGGCGCGGTCTTCCTGGGCTGCCGGTTCGATCCCGGCGCCGATGACGACCTGCGCGCCCGCGGCGGGCTGATCTTCCCGGCGCTGCCGGGCGTACCCTTCGATCCTTACCGCAATGCGCTGTACGCCGCCCGCGAGCTCTACGACACCGCCGCCTATGCCGACTCGCTCGACGCGCGCAGCTATGCCTGGCGGCAGGGACACGTGCCGGAGCCGGGCATCGACGACACGCTGGCGATGGCCCTGCATGATCACTCGATCGGCGACGCGCTGGCCGATGCGCTGCGCCCCTACCCCGCCCGGGACCTGATCGGGATCATGGGCGGGCACGCGATCCGGCGCGACGAGCCGGCGTACCGGGAGGCGGCCGAGCTCGGCCGGGAGCTGACCCGCGCCGGGCGGCTGGTGCTGACCGGCGGCGGCCCCGGCGCGATGGAGGCGGCCAACCTCGGCGCGCTGCTGGCGCCGCGCGAGGACGACGCGCTGACGCAGGCGTGCGCGATGCTGGCGCAGGTGCCGGACTTCCGGCCAAGCATCGAGGACTGGGCGGGTGCGGCCTTCGCGGTGCTGGACCGGTTCGGCGGGCCCGATGCGGGTGCCAGCGTCGGCATCCCGACCTGGTTCTACGGCCACGAGCCGCCGAACGTCTTCGCGACCATGATCGCGAAGTATTTCTCCAATGCCCTGCGCGAGGACACGCTGCTCACCCGCAGCCGCGGCGGCATCGCGTGTCTGCCGGGCGCCGCCGGAACCGTGCAGGAGATCTTCGCCGCGACCACGGAGAACTACTACGCCCCGGATCCGGAGCTGATCGCGCCGATGGTGCTGATCGGTGTCGAGCACTGGACCGAGCGACTGCCAGCCTGGCAGTTGCTCACCGCGCTCGGCCGCGACCGGCCGATGGGCGCGTACCTGCATCTGGCCCCCGACGCCGCGGCCGCCGGCCGGGCACTGCTCGGCTGA
- the ispG gene encoding flavodoxin-dependent (E)-4-hydroxy-3-methylbut-2-enyl-diphosphate synthase yields the protein MTVDLGIPAPPPPVLAPRRRSRKIRVGSVEVGGDAPVSVQSMTTTVTSDVNSTLQQIAELTAAGCDIVRVACPSQDDADALPAIATKSQIPVIADIHFQPKYVFAAIDAGCAAVRVNPGNIRKFDDQVGAIAKAAKDAGVSLRIGVNAGSLDKRLLEKYGKATPEALVESAVWEASLFEEHDFHDFKISVKHNDPVIMVQAYEQLAERGDWPLHLGVTEAGPAFQGTIKSATAFGALLSKGIGDTIRVSLSAPPVEEVKVGTQILQSLNLRPRKLEIVSCPSCGRAQVDVYKLADQVTAGLDGLEVPLRVAVMGCVVNGPGEAREADLGVASGNGKGQIFVKGEVIRTVKESEIVETLITEAMRIAESMEGGESGAPEVTVS from the coding sequence ATGACCGTGGACCTCGGGATTCCCGCACCGCCCCCGCCGGTGCTGGCCCCGCGCCGCCGCTCGCGCAAGATCCGCGTCGGCTCGGTCGAGGTCGGTGGCGACGCGCCCGTCTCGGTGCAGTCGATGACCACGACGGTCACCTCCGATGTGAACTCGACCCTGCAGCAGATCGCCGAGCTGACCGCGGCGGGTTGCGACATCGTCCGCGTCGCCTGCCCGAGCCAGGACGATGCCGATGCGCTGCCGGCCATCGCCACCAAGTCGCAGATCCCGGTGATCGCCGACATCCACTTCCAGCCCAAGTACGTCTTCGCGGCCATCGACGCCGGCTGCGCCGCGGTCCGGGTCAATCCCGGCAACATCCGCAAGTTCGACGACCAGGTCGGCGCGATCGCCAAGGCCGCCAAGGATGCCGGGGTCTCGCTGCGGATCGGGGTCAACGCCGGCTCCCTGGACAAGCGGCTGCTGGAGAAGTACGGCAAGGCGACGCCCGAGGCGCTCGTCGAGTCGGCGGTCTGGGAGGCCTCGCTGTTCGAGGAGCACGACTTCCACGACTTCAAGATCTCGGTCAAGCACAACGACCCGGTGATCATGGTCCAGGCCTACGAGCAGCTCGCGGAGCGCGGCGACTGGCCGCTGCACCTCGGGGTGACCGAGGCGGGGCCGGCGTTCCAGGGCACGATCAAGTCCGCGACCGCCTTCGGCGCCCTGCTCAGCAAGGGGATCGGCGACACGATCCGTGTCTCGCTGTCCGCGCCGCCGGTGGAGGAGGTCAAGGTCGGTACGCAGATCCTGCAGTCGCTGAACCTGCGCCCGCGCAAGCTGGAGATCGTCTCCTGCCCGTCGTGCGGGCGGGCCCAGGTCGATGTCTACAAGCTCGCCGACCAGGTGACCGCCGGGCTGGACGGGCTGGAGGTGCCGCTGCGGGTCGCGGTGATGGGTTGTGTGGTGAACGGGCCGGGGGAGGCGCGGGAGGCCGATCTCGGGGTCGCCTCCGGCAACGGCAAGGGCCAGATCTTCGTCAAGGGCGAGGTGATCCGGACGGTCAAGGAGTCCGAGATCGTCGAGACCCTGATCACCGAGGCGATGCGGATCGCCGAATCCATGGAGGGCGGCGAGTCCGGCGCCCCCGAGGTCACCGTGTCGTGA
- the rlmN gene encoding 23S rRNA (adenine(2503)-C(2))-methyltransferase RlmN yields MTMTEGRTALPLVFEAPRRGKPPRHWADLDPEARIEAVQAAGLPRFRAQQLSRHYFEHLNDDPRSWTDLPAVLRTELAEQLFPRLLDPVRRMQTDQGTTVKTLWKLHDGALVESVLMRYPNRTTMCVSSQAGCGMACPFCATGQGGLQRNMSTAEIVEQVTDGARALRAGEIPGGPGRVSNIVFMGMGEPLANYKSVIGAVRAMTTPAPDGLGIGARGITVSTVGLVPAIHRLTAEGLPLTLALSLHAPDDELRDELVPVNNRWNVGEAVDAAWEYARATKRRVSVEYALIKDINDQAHRADLLADVLKRRGTKADGSWGWVHVNLIPLNPTPGSKWTASRPEDEAEFVRRLAARGVPVTVRDTRGREIDGACGQLAATGS; encoded by the coding sequence ATGACGATGACCGAAGGACGCACCGCGCTGCCGCTGGTGTTCGAGGCACCCCGCCGTGGCAAGCCGCCACGGCACTGGGCCGATCTCGATCCCGAGGCGAGGATCGAGGCGGTGCAGGCCGCCGGCCTGCCCCGGTTTCGCGCGCAGCAGCTCTCGCGCCACTACTTCGAGCACCTGAACGACGACCCGCGGTCCTGGACCGACCTGCCGGCGGTACTGCGTACCGAGCTCGCCGAGCAGCTCTTCCCGCGGCTGCTCGACCCGGTACGCCGGATGCAGACCGACCAGGGCACCACCGTGAAGACGCTGTGGAAGCTGCACGACGGCGCGCTGGTGGAGAGCGTGCTGATGCGCTACCCGAACCGGACCACCATGTGCGTCTCGTCGCAGGCCGGCTGCGGGATGGCCTGCCCGTTCTGTGCGACCGGGCAGGGCGGCCTGCAGCGCAACATGTCCACCGCGGAGATCGTCGAGCAGGTCACCGACGGCGCCCGGGCGCTGCGCGCCGGTGAGATTCCCGGCGGGCCCGGCCGGGTCAGCAACATCGTCTTCATGGGGATGGGGGAGCCGCTGGCCAACTACAAGTCGGTGATCGGCGCGGTGCGGGCCATGACCACGCCCGCGCCGGACGGGCTCGGCATCGGCGCGCGCGGCATCACCGTCTCCACCGTCGGCCTGGTGCCGGCGATCCACCGGCTGACCGCGGAGGGCCTGCCGCTGACCCTGGCCCTGTCGCTGCACGCCCCGGACGACGAGTTGCGCGACGAGCTGGTCCCGGTGAACAACCGCTGGAACGTCGGCGAGGCCGTCGACGCGGCCTGGGAGTACGCCCGGGCGACGAAGCGCCGGGTATCGGTGGAGTACGCACTGATCAAGGACATCAACGACCAGGCGCACCGCGCCGACCTGCTCGCCGATGTGCTGAAGCGGCGCGGCACCAAGGCCGACGGGAGCTGGGGTTGGGTGCACGTGAACCTGATTCCGCTGAACCCGACACCCGGCTCGAAGTGGACCGCATCGCGGCCCGAGGACGAGGCCGAGTTCGTCCGGCGACTGGCGGCTCGGGGCGTACCGGTCACGGTTCGCGACACCCGCGGCCGCGAGATCGACGGCGCGTGCGGGCAGCTCGCCGCGACCGGGTCGTGA
- a CDS encoding S8 family peptidase, protein MSSPAIGRRIAAAIAAGAAALALSAGTATAAPSADEPPSTPVDRSPADGVLMSYAVNLKRANFGQIKRAERLVESAGGTVVQSWPQIGVIIAHSTKAAFLADLDRIGGRGTPVESAGQTRTAEVAEGTPKGNKAQPPGRSKRSDTAQDQLRLGGYEAGRGVSEAALAPDPLEGDQWGNKAIKADQAQEITGGDPDVLVGIVDTGVEGTHPDLAPNFRADKSVSCNNAGQPRRTGWEPTTNGHGTHVAGTIAAARNGVGVVGIAPDVSIASIKVSNDDSLFYPEYVVCGMIWAADNGFDVTNNSYYTDPWNFWCGDQANQVPGREAVRRAFEYANSKGVVSAAAAGNEDYDLANKTTDPVSPNDVEGQEVDRVINNNCLDIPAELENVVTVSALNSDITKAYFSNYGENKIEVTAPGQGIVSTYPGGRYARLSGTSMATPHVSGVLALLKSTHPDAKPAELVKLLREQATDLPCDDERCVGTAAFNSFYGDGNVDALKAVGG, encoded by the coding sequence ATGAGCAGTCCAGCAATCGGCCGCCGGATCGCGGCCGCCATCGCCGCCGGCGCCGCGGCCCTCGCGCTGTCCGCGGGCACGGCGACCGCCGCCCCGAGCGCCGACGAACCGCCGTCGACCCCGGTCGACCGCTCGCCGGCCGACGGCGTGCTGATGAGCTACGCGGTGAACCTGAAGCGGGCCAATTTCGGCCAGATCAAGCGGGCCGAGCGGCTGGTCGAGTCGGCCGGCGGCACGGTGGTCCAGTCCTGGCCGCAGATCGGCGTGATCATCGCCCATTCCACGAAGGCCGCGTTCCTGGCCGATCTGGACCGGATCGGCGGGCGCGGCACCCCGGTCGAGTCGGCGGGCCAGACCCGCACCGCCGAGGTCGCGGAGGGTACGCCGAAGGGCAACAAGGCCCAGCCGCCCGGCCGCTCCAAGCGCTCCGACACCGCGCAGGACCAGCTTCGGCTCGGCGGCTACGAGGCCGGCCGCGGCGTCTCCGAGGCCGCGCTGGCGCCGGACCCGCTCGAGGGCGACCAGTGGGGCAACAAGGCGATCAAGGCCGATCAGGCGCAGGAGATCACCGGCGGTGACCCCGACGTGCTGGTCGGGATCGTCGACACCGGCGTCGAGGGCACGCACCCCGACCTGGCGCCGAACTTCCGCGCCGACAAGTCGGTCTCCTGCAACAACGCGGGCCAGCCGCGGCGTACCGGCTGGGAGCCGACCACCAACGGTCACGGCACCCACGTGGCCGGCACCATCGCCGCCGCGCGCAACGGGGTCGGCGTGGTCGGCATCGCGCCCGACGTGTCGATCGCGTCGATCAAGGTGTCCAATGACGACAGCCTGTTCTACCCCGAGTACGTCGTCTGCGGCATGATCTGGGCCGCCGACAACGGCTTCGATGTGACCAACAACAGCTACTACACCGATCCGTGGAACTTCTGGTGCGGTGATCAGGCCAACCAGGTGCCCGGGCGCGAGGCGGTGCGCCGCGCCTTCGAGTACGCCAACAGCAAGGGCGTGGTGAGCGCGGCGGCCGCCGGCAACGAGGACTACGACCTGGCCAACAAGACCACCGATCCGGTCAGCCCGAACGATGTCGAGGGCCAGGAGGTCGATCGGGTGATCAACAACAACTGCCTGGACATCCCGGCCGAGCTGGAGAATGTGGTCACCGTGTCGGCGCTGAACTCCGACATCACCAAGGCCTACTTCTCCAACTACGGCGAGAACAAGATCGAGGTCACCGCGCCGGGCCAGGGCATCGTGTCCACCTACCCGGGCGGCCGGTACGCCCGGCTCAGCGGCACCTCGATGGCCACCCCGCACGTCTCGGGCGTGCTGGCGCTGCTGAAGTCCACCCATCCGGATGCCAAGCCCGCCGAGTTGGTGAAGCTGCTTCGCGAGCAGGCCACTGACCTGCCGTGCGACGACGAGCGTTGCGTGGGCACCGCGGCGTTCAACTCCTTCTACGGCGACGGCAATGTCGACGCCCTGAAGGCAGTCGGCGGCTGA
- the dxr gene encoding 1-deoxy-D-xylulose-5-phosphate reductoisomerase, whose amino-acid sequence MRDVVILGSTGSIGTQALYVLGERRDAYRVRGLAAGGGQPGLLARQVLDARPEVVAVARASAVQDLQLALYAEAQRRGWSAGETTLPRIVAGPDAAAQLAGDGADLVLNAVTGAAGLTATLAALAGGSTLALANKESLVIGGRLVTDAAAPDQLVPVDSEHSALAQALRAGRGAEVDRLLVTASGGPFRGRSRAEMAAATPEQAMAHPTWRMGRVITINSATLVNKALEVLEAYLLYGVPLDRIDVVVHPQSIVHSMVQFVDGSTIAQCSPPDMRLPIALALSWPDRMPGASAPLDWTRATQWTFEPLDDEAFPAVRLIRRCGAAGGTAPAVYNAANEVAVDAFTEGRIGFLDIVDLIERVVVEHLAPEPAISPGDVGSRLVHDADLDLAAVLAADNWARRRASELIGAREAEQQGAGSS is encoded by the coding sequence GTGCGCGATGTGGTGATCCTGGGCTCGACCGGCTCCATCGGTACCCAGGCCCTGTACGTCCTGGGCGAGCGGCGCGACGCCTACCGGGTACGCGGGCTGGCCGCCGGCGGTGGCCAGCCGGGGCTGCTGGCCCGCCAGGTGCTGGATGCCCGCCCCGAGGTGGTCGCGGTGGCCCGCGCGAGCGCCGTGCAGGACCTGCAGCTCGCCCTCTATGCCGAGGCACAGCGGCGCGGCTGGTCAGCCGGCGAGACCACGCTGCCGCGGATCGTCGCCGGCCCGGATGCCGCGGCGCAGCTCGCCGGCGACGGCGCCGACCTCGTGCTGAACGCCGTCACCGGGGCGGCGGGCCTGACGGCCACGCTGGCCGCGCTGGCCGGCGGCTCCACTCTCGCCCTGGCCAACAAGGAATCGCTGGTGATCGGCGGCCGCCTGGTCACCGACGCCGCCGCGCCGGACCAACTGGTGCCCGTCGACTCCGAACACTCCGCGCTCGCCCAGGCCCTGCGCGCCGGGCGCGGCGCCGAGGTGGACCGGCTGCTGGTCACCGCCTCCGGCGGCCCGTTCCGCGGACGCAGCCGCGCCGAGATGGCCGCGGCCACCCCCGAGCAGGCGATGGCCCACCCGACCTGGCGGATGGGCCGGGTGATCACCATCAACTCGGCCACCCTGGTGAACAAGGCGCTGGAGGTGCTCGAGGCGTACCTGCTCTACGGCGTGCCGCTGGATCGGATCGACGTCGTCGTGCACCCGCAGTCGATCGTGCACTCGATGGTCCAGTTCGTCGACGGTTCGACCATCGCCCAGTGCTCGCCGCCGGACATGCGGCTGCCGATCGCGCTGGCGCTGAGCTGGCCCGATCGGATGCCGGGCGCCAGCGCGCCGCTGGACTGGACGCGCGCGACGCAATGGACGTTCGAGCCGCTCGACGACGAGGCGTTCCCGGCGGTACGCCTGATCCGCCGCTGCGGCGCCGCCGGTGGCACGGCGCCCGCGGTCTACAACGCCGCCAACGAGGTCGCGGTGGACGCCTTCACCGAGGGCCGGATCGGCTTCCTCGACATCGTCGATCTGATCGAGCGGGTCGTGGTCGAACACCTGGCGCCGGAGCCAGCGATTTCGCCCGGCGACGTAGGATCGCGATTGGTCCACGACGCCGACCTCGACCTCGCGGCGGTGCTCGCGGCGGACAACTGGGCGCGGCGACGGGCGAGTGAACTGATCGGGGCCCGGGAGGCCGAACAGCAGGGAGCAGGAAGCAGTTGA
- a CDS encoding AEC family transporter has translation MAGVLSGFATIAIIIAVGWVLAHTKVLDARAQVVLARLTFHAGTPALMITMIGSSDVHRLFSANLIASVTGVVVTAVLSVLASRLAFRRDARDTVIGAFCSSYVNAGNLGIPIAAYAIGDAAVLAPMLLVQILVLQPGGLAILDALDGQQSGRFGAGMMIRSALLRPIRNPITIGAAIGVLLAVTGWQPPAVIMDPIGLIGGLAIPCMLIGYGVSLRTGPVPGRGERPAQLAVITALKLVVQPLVAGLVAALALGLTGPALLAVVIIAALPTAQNVFVFAVRYDAGVVLARDSVFLTTVLSVPVILLITALLA, from the coding sequence GTGGCGGGGGTGCTGTCCGGCTTCGCCACCATCGCGATCATCATCGCGGTCGGTTGGGTGCTGGCGCACACCAAGGTGTTGGACGCCCGGGCGCAGGTGGTGCTGGCTCGGCTGACCTTCCATGCCGGTACGCCGGCGCTGATGATCACCATGATCGGTTCCTCCGATGTGCACCGCCTGTTCTCGGCGAATCTGATCGCCTCGGTCACCGGAGTGGTGGTCACCGCCGTGCTCTCCGTGCTCGCTTCCCGGCTGGCCTTCCGCCGCGACGCCCGCGACACGGTGATCGGTGCGTTCTGTTCCTCGTATGTGAATGCCGGCAACCTCGGCATCCCGATCGCCGCCTATGCGATCGGCGATGCGGCGGTGCTGGCGCCGATGCTGCTGGTCCAGATCCTGGTCCTGCAACCGGGCGGGCTGGCCATCCTGGACGCGCTGGACGGGCAGCAGTCGGGCCGGTTCGGCGCCGGCATGATGATCCGCTCGGCGCTGCTGCGGCCGATCCGCAACCCGATCACCATCGGTGCCGCGATCGGCGTGCTGCTCGCCGTCACCGGCTGGCAGCCGCCGGCGGTGATCATGGATCCGATCGGGCTGATCGGAGGCCTGGCCATCCCATGCATGCTGATCGGCTACGGCGTGTCCCTGCGCACCGGCCCGGTGCCCGGCCGCGGCGAACGGCCGGCCCAGCTCGCGGTGATCACGGCACTGAAACTCGTGGTGCAGCCGCTCGTGGCGGGGCTGGTCGCCGCATTGGCCCTGGGCCTGACCGGCCCGGCGCTGCTGGCCGTGGTGATCATCGCCGCTCTGCCCACCGCGCAGAACGTCTTCGTGTTCGCGGTCCGCTACGACGCCGGGGTGGTGCTGGCGCGGGACTCGGTCTTCCTGACCACCGTGCTGTCAGTGCCTGTCATCTTGCTGATCACCGCGCTGCTCGCCTGA